The Algoriphagus sp. TR-M9 genome has a window encoding:
- the gldB gene encoding gliding motility lipoprotein GldB: MRIYSSRYLYFSFLLILAFACGKKEESCELSDDILGQDLTLKIDRLEQDFFSAKSVEEFNYLLEAHPEFAKEYLQMDLYPSQDSLASELLAIHQDSAMQILADSVAGSFPDISDVEHELENAFKAIKYYFPEFQVPKVYTFVSGFNSDLVVTDELIVIGLDYFLPPTHSFQPELPRYMAERYDKPYIVPMIVLAVSARFNETNPADNTLLAEMIYYGKSYHFTKAIMPCTSDQFIIGYTPEAIAESFANEEFIWSHFIENELLYETNPFEIRKYIGEAPFTDAISTKAPGRMGRWLGWNIVDDYQFNQDVPLDVLMAEPDAEKIFRESGYRPRKPNQ, encoded by the coding sequence ATGCGCATTTACAGCTCTCGATACTTATACTTTTCATTTTTACTGATTTTAGCTTTCGCCTGCGGCAAAAAGGAAGAAAGCTGTGAATTGTCGGACGATATTCTTGGCCAGGATCTGACCCTCAAAATCGATAGGTTGGAACAGGATTTTTTTAGTGCCAAATCCGTGGAGGAGTTTAATTATTTGCTTGAGGCCCATCCTGAATTTGCCAAGGAATACCTACAAATGGACCTCTATCCAAGCCAGGATTCCTTAGCTTCCGAGCTTCTTGCCATTCATCAGGATTCGGCTATGCAGATTTTAGCCGATTCTGTAGCAGGTAGTTTTCCGGATATTTCGGATGTAGAGCACGAATTAGAAAATGCATTTAAAGCCATTAAATACTACTTTCCTGAATTTCAGGTTCCAAAGGTCTATACCTTTGTTTCGGGCTTTAATTCTGACCTGGTGGTGACAGATGAGTTGATCGTAATCGGTTTGGATTATTTTCTGCCTCCCACGCATTCATTTCAGCCAGAACTCCCACGATATATGGCTGAGCGCTATGACAAACCATATATAGTTCCCATGATCGTTTTGGCAGTTTCGGCACGATTCAATGAAACCAACCCTGCCGATAATACCCTTCTGGCTGAGATGATCTATTATGGTAAATCGTATCATTTTACAAAGGCGATCATGCCTTGTACTTCAGATCAATTTATCATAGGTTATACCCCAGAGGCTATAGCAGAAAGCTTTGCCAATGAGGAGTTTATTTGGTCACATTTCATTGAAAATGAGCTGCTTTATGAGACCAATCCCTTTGAAATCCGAAAGTACATAGGGGAAGCACCTTTTACCGATGCGATCAGCACCAAAGCTCCGGGTAGAATGGGAAGATGGCTGGGCTGGAATATAGTCGATGACTATCAGTTCAATCAAGATGTTCCCTTGGATGTACTGATGGCGGAGCCGGATGCTGAGAAAATTTTTAGAGAATCGGGTTATAGACCTAGAAAGCCAAATCAGTAG
- a CDS encoding glycosyltransferase family 4 protein produces MRIIYIHQYFKTPTEGGAVRSYHLGKGLVDAGHEVEMITGGSRIGYDQRWIDGIKVHYLPVAYDQKFGFFKRAWAFLNYVRQAKKLIKKLPRPDLLYVTSTPLTTGLLVLWAKERLAIPYIFEVRDLWPQAPIEVGVIKNPLLKSSLKSLEKKIYQRAMSLVALSPGIADHLRKVTPNQKIHLIPNFSDLDRFFPIEKSQFSLQKYGLQNSLTIAYTGALGKVNAVDELLTLAELAKLRGKNWQFLIMGEGSYKSKLQGFASEKLLSNVRFLPFGPKDKVNEVLGLADFAWISFAHLPVLKTNSPNKFFDALAAGKAILVNHKGWVYDLVKTHELGIPCLPAKIEKSFEKLEELDQTPEELVRMGQNARKLAEKYFTKELAVSRLIQCINPKQIPQSYSDEKDTLSA; encoded by the coding sequence ATGAGGATAATCTACATCCATCAGTATTTCAAAACCCCGACCGAAGGTGGAGCCGTGCGCTCTTATCACTTGGGGAAGGGATTGGTGGATGCCGGGCACGAAGTGGAAATGATCACTGGCGGCTCAAGAATCGGCTACGATCAGCGCTGGATAGATGGGATCAAAGTGCATTACTTGCCTGTGGCTTACGATCAGAAATTCGGTTTTTTTAAAAGAGCCTGGGCCTTTCTAAACTATGTACGCCAAGCCAAAAAACTGATCAAAAAACTTCCAAGGCCAGATTTGCTTTATGTGACTTCTACGCCGCTTACTACCGGTTTGCTTGTGCTATGGGCAAAAGAGCGCTTGGCTATTCCTTATATTTTTGAAGTTCGTGATCTCTGGCCGCAGGCACCGATAGAAGTTGGGGTGATTAAGAATCCGCTGTTGAAAAGCAGTTTGAAAAGCTTGGAGAAAAAGATATACCAGCGTGCCATGAGTTTGGTGGCACTTTCTCCGGGAATCGCAGATCACCTGAGGAAGGTCACTCCAAACCAGAAAATTCATTTAATTCCAAATTTCTCAGATTTGGATAGGTTTTTCCCTATAGAGAAAAGCCAATTTTCCCTTCAAAAATATGGATTGCAGAACTCCTTGACCATTGCCTATACCGGAGCATTGGGTAAAGTAAATGCCGTGGATGAACTGTTGACGCTTGCGGAATTGGCCAAACTCCGGGGTAAAAATTGGCAATTTCTCATTATGGGAGAAGGAAGTTACAAGTCAAAGCTCCAGGGTTTTGCTAGCGAAAAGTTACTCTCGAATGTGCGTTTTTTGCCCTTTGGGCCGAAGGATAAAGTAAATGAAGTGCTGGGTCTGGCGGATTTTGCCTGGATATCTTTTGCTCACTTGCCTGTTTTGAAAACAAATAGTCCGAATAAATTTTTTGATGCTTTGGCAGCCGGGAAAGCTATTTTGGTCAATCACAAAGGATGGGTGTATGACCTGGTGAAGACTCATGAGCTGGGGATTCCCTGCCTACCTGCCAAGATCGAAAAGAGTTTTGAGAAGCTGGAAGAACTGGATCAGACCCCAGAAGAACTTGTGAGAATGGGCCAAAATGCCAGAAAATTGGCGGAAAAATATTTCACCAAAGAGCTGGCTGTTTCCAGATTGATCCAATGCATAAACCCTAAACAAATCCCTCAAAGTTACTCAGACGAAAAGGATACTCTGAGCGCATAG
- the eboE gene encoding metabolite traffic protein EboE: MEIKGFQLSYCSNIHPGESWEATFENLKKYIPEVKERLNCQGDFGIGLRLSHEASLILEQPEILQEFQAWLARENAYVFTMNGFPYGDFHRTTVKDQVHFPDWTTEARRDYTIRSFRILAQLLPEGIDGGISTSPVSYRHWFQSEDDLKAGMETATQHLLEVAAALYQIKKETGKTLHLDIEPEPDGILENSDEMLWLFTDWLIPKGRVWLAEKLGVSQEFAEEIIKEHIQVCYDVCHFAIVYEKPADTFAKFEKAGIKIGKIQISAALRVLIPELPDARDLLKVNLLPFEESTYLHQVVAKTASGGLNSYPDLPDALQVLESTKETEWRIHFHVPVFLDNYGTLASTQDQISIVLNEILKNPSWTNHLEVETYTWEVLPEDTRLSLGESISRELAWVIEKLN, from the coding sequence ATGGAAATCAAAGGTTTTCAACTCAGTTACTGTAGCAATATCCATCCTGGAGAATCTTGGGAGGCCACTTTTGAAAACCTGAAGAAATACATTCCTGAAGTCAAAGAAAGACTTAACTGCCAAGGTGATTTTGGGATTGGGCTTCGTCTTTCTCATGAAGCTAGTTTAATACTGGAGCAACCCGAAATCCTACAAGAATTTCAAGCCTGGCTAGCCCGGGAAAATGCGTATGTGTTTACGATGAACGGGTTTCCTTATGGAGATTTTCACCGAACTACTGTAAAAGATCAGGTACATTTCCCGGATTGGACCACTGAAGCGCGCAGAGATTACACCATTCGCTCTTTTCGAATTTTAGCCCAACTTCTGCCTGAGGGCATAGATGGGGGGATCTCCACTTCGCCTGTTTCCTATAGACACTGGTTCCAATCAGAGGATGATTTAAAAGCAGGTATGGAAACCGCCACACAGCATCTATTGGAAGTGGCGGCTGCATTGTATCAGATTAAAAAGGAAACGGGTAAGACTCTTCACCTTGATATAGAACCTGAGCCCGACGGGATTTTGGAAAATTCAGATGAGATGCTCTGGTTGTTCACCGACTGGCTAATTCCAAAGGGAAGGGTTTGGCTAGCCGAAAAATTAGGTGTTTCGCAAGAGTTTGCCGAAGAGATAATCAAGGAACATATCCAGGTTTGTTACGATGTGTGTCACTTTGCAATTGTCTACGAAAAGCCAGCTGACACCTTTGCTAAGTTTGAAAAGGCAGGAATCAAAATCGGCAAAATTCAGATTTCGGCAGCGCTGCGGGTATTAATTCCAGAATTACCGGATGCCCGTGATTTGCTCAAAGTAAATCTTTTGCCTTTTGAAGAGTCCACCTACCTGCATCAGGTCGTAGCCAAAACCGCTAGTGGAGGTTTGAATTCTTATCCAGACTTGCCTGATGCCCTCCAGGTTTTGGAATCTACCAAGGAAACAGAATGGCGAATCCACTTTCATGTTCCTGTATTTTTGGATAATTATGGGACTCTCGCTTCCACACAAGATCAAATTTCAATTGTTCTCAATGAAATTTTAAAAAACCCTTCTTGGACAAATCACCTGGAAGTAGAAACTTATACTTGGGAAGTTTTGCCAGAAGATACACGCCTCAGCCTAGGGGAATCCATCTCCAGAGAGTTGGCTTGGGTAATCGAAAAATTGAATTAA
- a CDS encoding 3-dehydroquinate synthase: MNTIIQQKFAVPYQYPVCFSEAIFETSNEQFVGLLGKDRLSKILFVVDEGVAKEHPLLLDQIQAYSRAFSDRFILASDPIVVPGGEASKNDEAIYKQIVEATHLYGIDRHSYIAVIGGGAVIDMAGFAAAISHRGIRLIRIPTTVLSQNDSAVGVKNSVNAYGKKNYLGTFTPPYAVLNDFNFLKTLDDRDWRSGISEAIKVALIKDLSFFTWMEEHATALAAREMEPMKSLIIRCAQMHLDHIAGKDPFEFGSSRPLDFGHWAAHKLEHLSKFRIRHGEAVAIGIVLDSTYSFLKGWISEEDLSRIVRLFKQLGFSLFAPELAGENLIKGLQEFQEHLGGQLTIMLLAQLGQGEEVHEMDHQLIYQAVDMLKDFQENSTLVNS, translated from the coding sequence ATGAATACCATTATCCAACAAAAGTTTGCAGTACCGTACCAGTACCCTGTCTGCTTCTCAGAAGCGATCTTTGAAACCTCAAATGAGCAGTTTGTAGGGTTGCTAGGGAAAGATAGGCTTTCCAAAATTTTGTTTGTAGTGGACGAAGGTGTTGCTAAAGAGCATCCTTTGTTACTGGATCAAATTCAGGCTTATTCCCGCGCTTTTTCTGATCGATTTATTTTGGCCAGCGACCCCATAGTGGTGCCAGGAGGCGAGGCCAGCAAAAACGATGAGGCGATTTACAAGCAGATTGTGGAGGCAACGCATTTATACGGAATAGACAGGCATTCTTACATCGCCGTGATCGGTGGAGGCGCTGTGATAGATATGGCTGGTTTTGCAGCAGCTATTTCGCATCGGGGTATACGGTTAATCCGCATACCTACTACTGTTCTTTCTCAAAATGATTCTGCCGTTGGGGTGAAAAACTCTGTGAATGCTTATGGTAAAAAGAATTACTTAGGAACCTTCACTCCACCTTATGCAGTGTTGAATGATTTCAATTTCCTCAAAACCTTGGATGACAGGGATTGGAGATCTGGGATTTCAGAAGCCATCAAAGTGGCATTGATCAAAGATTTGAGCTTTTTCACTTGGATGGAAGAGCATGCTACTGCCCTGGCAGCTAGGGAAATGGAGCCAATGAAATCTCTGATCATTCGTTGTGCGCAAATGCACTTGGACCACATCGCAGGTAAGGATCCATTTGAGTTTGGATCGTCCAGACCTTTGGATTTTGGGCATTGGGCGGCTCATAAATTAGAACATTTGAGCAAATTCCGCATTCGTCATGGCGAGGCCGTAGCGATAGGGATTGTGCTGGACTCTACTTATTCATTTTTAAAAGGCTGGATTTCTGAAGAGGATCTGAGCAGGATAGTTAGGCTTTTCAAGCAGCTGGGATTTTCGCTTTTTGCACCTGAATTGGCAGGTGAAAACCTGATTAAAGGCCTGCAGGAATTTCAGGAGCATCTGGGAGGTCAATTGACTATCATGCTTTTAGCTCAACTTGGTCAAGGCGAAGAGGTACATGAAATGGACCATCAACTGATTTACCAGGCAGTGGACATGCTGAAGGACTTTCAGGAAAACAGCACCTTAGTCAATAGTTAA
- a CDS encoding fasciclin domain-containing protein gives MKNLKLNAWRYFSLLLALAVTVGFSSCDDDDDDDMMPDPDDIVDVLEDDPSFTTLSAAIEVAGLEGALSGTGPFTVFAPNDDAFGDFLSDNGLSADDILGNASLADILSYHVAAGSVMAADVSAGPVTSLTEDPFYVSIDPNNGVWINGNTQVIATDKMASNGVIHTLDYVITAPTQSIAEIAVASTQASTPEFTQLVAALTRAGLVDAVSGGFEDNLTVFAPTDAAFEALYDALGVDGVDDIDLDLLTDVLTYHVVPARAFSQDLRDGASLPTLLEGENLSVDLPGLMINDSNLVPSMLNIHATNGVIHVIDQVIIPE, from the coding sequence ATGAAAAATCTTAAATTGAATGCTTGGCGATATTTTTCGCTGTTATTAGCGCTCGCCGTTACAGTAGGCTTTAGCTCCTGCGATGATGATGATGACGATGACATGATGCCAGATCCGGATGATATCGTAGATGTACTAGAGGATGATCCTAGTTTTACTACGCTATCAGCAGCTATAGAAGTAGCGGGATTAGAAGGGGCTTTGAGCGGAACTGGTCCATTTACAGTATTTGCGCCTAATGATGATGCTTTTGGAGATTTCTTGAGCGATAATGGATTAAGTGCAGATGATATTTTAGGAAATGCAAGTTTGGCAGATATTCTAAGTTATCACGTAGCAGCTGGTAGCGTAATGGCTGCAGATGTAAGTGCAGGTCCAGTGACTTCACTGACGGAAGATCCCTTTTACGTAAGCATAGACCCAAATAATGGAGTGTGGATCAATGGTAACACCCAGGTGATCGCTACTGATAAGATGGCGAGTAATGGTGTAATCCACACCTTGGATTATGTGATTACTGCTCCTACCCAGAGCATTGCAGAAATCGCTGTTGCAAGCACACAGGCTTCCACTCCTGAGTTCACCCAACTGGTGGCTGCTCTCACTAGAGCAGGTTTGGTAGATGCAGTTAGCGGTGGATTTGAGGATAACTTGACCGTATTTGCACCCACTGATGCTGCTTTTGAAGCACTATATGACGCACTGGGAGTTGATGGAGTCGATGACATCGATCTGGATTTGTTGACCGATGTATTGACTTATCATGTGGTTCCTGCAAGAGCATTCTCCCAAGACCTCAGAGATGGAGCCAGTCTTCCAACACTTTTGGAAGGTGAAAATCTAAGTGTAGACCTTCCTGGGTTGATGATTAATGATAGCAATCTAGTACCAAGCATGCTGAACATACACGCTACAAATGGTGTGATTCACGTCATAGATCAAGTAATTATTCCGGAGTAA
- the eboC gene encoding UbiA-like protein EboC (EboC, a homolog the polyprenyltransferase UbiA, belongs to system of proteins involved in the trafficking of precursor metabolites to an extracytoplasmic compartment so that the biosynthesis of certain natural products, such as scytonemin, can be completed.), translating to MGSSRLFAYLQLTRPANVVTALADIWAGFAVAGAWAFIALDLGSDQHEYLLHLAWLSLSTIGLYAGGVAFNDVFDAELDAVERPERPIPSGRVSKASAAWMSFLLLLLGVVSAAQVNMVSAVIALSVALLAVLYDYWGKHQHILGPINMGLCRTGNLLLGITVVPELLQKFWPLGFIPLVFVAAITMISRGEVHGKNKVALYAGLLMYVLVILSIGSMPLLHDTSIWEVLPFLALLSYMVFPPLIKAIRTQDPKLIGKSVKAAVISLIIVNSSIAAAFAGWKIGIIVLLLLPISLWLAKKFAVT from the coding sequence ATGGGTTCATCCCGTCTATTCGCATACTTACAGCTTACCCGGCCTGCCAATGTAGTCACTGCTTTAGCAGATATTTGGGCAGGCTTTGCTGTAGCTGGAGCCTGGGCATTTATAGCCTTGGATCTGGGCTCAGATCAGCATGAATACCTTCTCCATTTAGCATGGCTTTCATTGAGCACAATTGGATTGTATGCAGGTGGAGTAGCATTCAATGATGTCTTTGATGCGGAACTGGATGCTGTGGAAAGGCCGGAAAGACCCATTCCTAGCGGAAGAGTTTCCAAAGCTTCAGCGGCTTGGATGTCTTTTTTACTATTGCTGCTAGGGGTGGTCTCTGCCGCTCAGGTGAATATGGTGTCTGCAGTAATCGCATTATCAGTGGCACTTTTGGCTGTTCTTTATGATTACTGGGGGAAGCACCAGCATATTCTCGGCCCTATCAATATGGGACTTTGCCGAACGGGAAATCTGCTATTGGGTATAACTGTAGTTCCAGAATTACTCCAGAAATTTTGGCCGCTGGGCTTCATCCCACTGGTTTTTGTAGCTGCCATAACTATGATCAGTAGAGGGGAAGTACATGGCAAAAACAAAGTGGCGCTATATGCAGGTTTGCTGATGTATGTGCTTGTTATTCTAAGTATTGGCAGCATGCCCCTCTTGCATGATACTTCGATTTGGGAGGTTTTGCCATTCTTGGCATTACTCAGTTACATGGTTTTTCCACCTTTGATCAAAGCTATTCGCACACAGGATCCAAAATTGATTGGTAAGTCTGTAAAAGCTGCCGTTATTTCCTTGATTATTGTCAACTCTTCCATAGCAGCTGCCTTTGCAGGATGGAAGATTGGAATAATTGTATTATTGTTGCTCCCAATTTCTCTTTGGCTGGCCAAAAAATTTGCTGTTACCTAG
- a CDS encoding type II toxin-antitoxin system RelE/ParE family toxin encodes MAREIVWTKRASNSFRRITNYLEYEFGEKTTRNFILRTFNVIDLLKANPEMGTIESYELGIFGYLITKHNRLFYRFSQSELILLNFFDTRSQRPKF; translated from the coding sequence ATGGCTCGAGAAATAGTATGGACGAAAAGAGCAAGTAATAGCTTTAGAAGAATTACTAATTATCTAGAGTATGAATTTGGGGAAAAGACAACTAGAAATTTTATTTTAAGAACTTTCAATGTAATAGACCTTCTCAAGGCCAACCCTGAAATGGGGACGATTGAAAGCTATGAATTAGGAATTTTTGGCTATTTGATCACCAAACATAATCGCCTTTTTTATAGATTTAGCCAATCAGAACTAATTCTTTTAAACTTTTTTGACACTAGATCTCAGCGCCCAAAATTTTAG
- a CDS encoding alkaline phosphatase family protein: protein MKKTVVLDIVALSPRVIGEHTPFLKKWIEKGKRAVVEPVLPAVTCSAQSVYLTGKWPGDNGIVGNGWYFQDECEIKFWRQSNKLVQSPKVWERLKQENADFTVANMFWWYNMYSSVDFAVTPRPLYLADGRKEPDCHSQPMDLRDRLQKELGQFPLFSFWGPNANIASSKWIAEASKKVDEWHNPTLNLIYIPHLDYSLQKYGIDFDKIGKYLKEVDELAEDLITYFERQGTQVILLSEYAITTVSKPVHLNRIFRNQGWIQVKDEQGLETLDAGTSKVFAVADHQVAHVHVNELSLLPQVKKLLEETPGVELVLDEEGKKKHHIAHERSGDLVVMADKESWFTYYFWLDDAKAPDYARCVDIHKKPGYDPVELFLNPDIKIPMLAVGSKVLKKKLGFRYLMDVIPLDATLVKGAHGRLSEDDLDKPLLVADGDLLGQDSMQPTEVFDLILKAVRGE from the coding sequence ATGAAAAAGACAGTCGTCTTAGATATAGTAGCACTTTCCCCTCGAGTAATTGGAGAGCATACACCATTTTTGAAAAAGTGGATAGAAAAAGGTAAACGAGCAGTAGTAGAACCTGTTTTGCCTGCAGTGACTTGCTCTGCTCAATCTGTGTATTTGACCGGAAAGTGGCCCGGTGATAATGGGATCGTAGGGAACGGTTGGTATTTCCAAGACGAATGTGAAATCAAGTTTTGGAGGCAGTCCAACAAGCTGGTTCAATCTCCCAAAGTATGGGAAAGGTTAAAACAAGAGAACGCTGATTTCACTGTAGCCAATATGTTTTGGTGGTACAATATGTACTCCTCTGTGGATTTTGCCGTTACGCCTAGACCTTTGTACCTAGCTGATGGCCGAAAGGAGCCCGATTGCCATAGCCAGCCAATGGACCTGCGGGATCGACTTCAGAAAGAATTAGGACAATTTCCCCTATTCTCTTTCTGGGGACCAAATGCCAACATAGCTTCAAGCAAGTGGATCGCTGAAGCTTCCAAAAAAGTAGATGAATGGCACAATCCAACATTGAACCTAATCTACATCCCGCATTTGGATTACTCACTTCAGAAGTATGGGATTGATTTTGACAAAATCGGAAAGTATTTGAAAGAGGTGGATGAGTTGGCAGAGGATTTAATTACTTATTTCGAAAGGCAGGGAACTCAGGTAATATTGCTGTCAGAGTACGCGATCACCACGGTGAGTAAACCAGTTCATTTGAATAGAATTTTCAGAAATCAGGGTTGGATTCAGGTAAAAGATGAGCAGGGGTTAGAGACATTAGATGCAGGAACCTCGAAAGTCTTCGCAGTGGCTGATCACCAAGTAGCACATGTGCATGTGAATGAGCTAAGCTTATTGCCTCAGGTGAAAAAGCTGCTGGAGGAAACACCTGGAGTGGAGTTAGTTCTGGATGAAGAAGGCAAAAAGAAGCATCATATAGCTCATGAGCGTTCTGGAGATTTAGTGGTGATGGCAGATAAAGAGTCTTGGTTTACTTACTATTTCTGGTTGGACGATGCAAAAGCTCCGGATTACGCCAGATGCGTGGATATCCACAAAAAACCGGGTTATGATCCCGTTGAGCTATTTTTGAATCCGGACATTAAAATTCCTATGCTCGCAGTTGGGTCAAAGGTTCTGAAGAAAAAGCTAGGATTCAGATACCTGATGGATGTGATTCCGCTGGATGCGACTTTGGTAAAAGGTGCTCACGGACGATTGAGCGAGGATGATTTGGATAAGCCGCTCTTGGTAGCCGATGGAGATCTGCTGGGGCAAGATTCCATGCAGCCTACAGAGGTATTTGATTTGATTTTGAAAGCAGTGAGAGGGGAATAA
- the asnB gene encoding asparagine synthase (glutamine-hydrolyzing), which produces MCGIHLIWGKEANREAMESMLQNSKHRGPDQQESLSPWPGLWIGVNRLKILHTGSEADQPFWSPDSRSLLLWNGELYNFQEHRNLLVQMGITLSTHSDTEVVLHMIRVFGTKALEKLQGMFAFIYVDLTEKSVLIARDRNGEKPLFYAQNPDTLMVSSESRSIHNLKSSPLDTRQFESYFYLRAPVLGNSFYKGIHEWKPQRYSKLSNHSAFRWDNISSASKHNTGVTYPNFKETLTDSILNQFHADVPVGMLLSGGSDSSLIYAIWQRETGSHLPSYTIQVESKYRKKYADGDSASRFTKQYLSSHHLVEIDQRTFWENWEDYLKSVDQPIGDSAGFLYWMIGKEAKNTVKVLVSGAGADELWGGYQRHQAFALYQNYKNPLLRFRGILGKLPLGRSYQKFFSAIETDPRKTFLNFSGLRDIPADLAQDYERIFNANLHEYKQMLDFDRQVYLVQDVLKIQDNALMAHSLEGRSPYLDASMLALWEQVQDESLLRGKLWIKKYLEELDLTWVAQRKKLGFGLPLQEWFAENGEFAKRIFSSLKNFEKTHGEHFPPEMRTLCSRPDLGTKHHFLTLYNLFLLAEWVKLQKL; this is translated from the coding sequence ATGTGCGGGATTCACCTGATCTGGGGCAAAGAGGCCAATAGAGAGGCAATGGAGAGCATGCTTCAGAATAGCAAGCATCGCGGACCTGACCAGCAGGAAAGCCTAAGTCCCTGGCCAGGGCTTTGGATTGGAGTAAATCGCCTGAAAATTCTGCACACGGGATCCGAAGCCGATCAGCCATTTTGGTCACCCGACAGCAGGTCTTTGCTTTTATGGAATGGTGAGCTTTATAATTTTCAGGAGCACAGAAATCTGCTTGTTCAGATGGGAATTACCCTTTCCACGCATTCCGATACAGAAGTGGTACTGCACATGATCCGGGTGTTTGGCACAAAGGCACTGGAAAAACTCCAGGGCATGTTTGCTTTTATTTATGTGGATTTGACCGAGAAATCTGTGCTTATCGCGAGGGATAGAAATGGAGAAAAACCTCTATTCTACGCTCAAAATCCAGATACGCTTATGGTTTCTTCCGAATCCCGCTCCATTCATAATCTGAAATCGAGCCCCTTGGACACCCGTCAATTTGAGTCCTATTTTTACCTCCGGGCTCCAGTATTGGGAAATTCATTTTACAAGGGAATCCATGAATGGAAACCCCAGCGATACAGTAAATTATCCAATCACTCGGCATTTCGATGGGATAATATTTCTTCAGCATCTAAACATAATACCGGGGTCACTTACCCCAATTTCAAAGAAACCCTGACCGACTCCATTCTCAATCAATTCCATGCTGATGTACCCGTAGGCATGCTGTTGAGCGGGGGTTCAGACAGCTCCCTGATTTACGCGATTTGGCAGCGGGAAACCGGTTCGCACTTGCCTTCATACACCATTCAGGTCGAATCCAAGTACAGAAAGAAATACGCTGATGGAGACTCCGCCAGCAGGTTTACCAAGCAATACCTGAGCAGTCATCATTTGGTAGAAATTGATCAGAGGACTTTCTGGGAAAACTGGGAAGATTACCTGAAATCTGTGGATCAGCCTATTGGTGATTCAGCAGGTTTTCTTTACTGGATGATAGGCAAAGAAGCCAAAAACACTGTCAAAGTTTTGGTTTCCGGTGCAGGAGCGGATGAGCTCTGGGGTGGATATCAAAGACATCAGGCTTTTGCCCTTTATCAGAATTATAAAAATCCTTTACTCCGGTTTCGGGGGATTTTGGGAAAACTACCCCTGGGTAGGAGCTACCAGAAGTTTTTTTCCGCCATAGAAACAGATCCACGCAAAACTTTCTTGAATTTCTCTGGATTGCGGGATATCCCGGCAGATCTAGCACAGGACTATGAGCGGATTTTCAATGCAAATCTACATGAATACAAGCAGATGCTGGACTTTGACCGACAGGTTTATCTGGTGCAGGATGTGCTGAAAATCCAGGACAATGCACTCATGGCACATAGCTTAGAAGGTCGATCTCCATATTTGGATGCAAGTATGCTGGCACTTTGGGAGCAGGTGCAGGATGAAAGTCTTTTGCGAGGCAAACTATGGATCAAGAAATACCTAGAAGAACTGGATTTGACTTGGGTAGCTCAGCGCAAAAAACTAGGCTTTGGACTGCCACTTCAGGAATGGTTTGCGGAAAATGGAGAATTTGCGAAGCGTATATTTTCTTCTCTCAAGAATTTCGAGAAGACCCATGGAGAGCACTTCCCTCCCGAAATGCGTACACTTTGCTCAAGGCCAGATCTTGGCACCAAACACCATTTCTTAACGCTTTACAATCTGTTTCTTCTCGCAGAATGGGTGAAATTGCAGAAGCTATGA